The following are from one region of the Stanieria cyanosphaera PCC 7437 genome:
- a CDS encoding MotA/TolQ/ExbB proton channel family protein produces MPIDNIWTAGGIVSFPLLGFSLLAVALIVERIVFWLRLKQKQRKVVKEAFSLYRSDPFAAIKKLKQNAHLPIARIFLEALELEEPTSEEFRLALESATQAELPILRRFSTIFQTIITVSPLLGLLGTILGLIQSFASLEIGNVANSNATGVTAGLSEALVSTVMGLVVAIFTLLFANAFRGLYLRELALIQEYGGQLELMYRRLYERSRTYAPTK; encoded by the coding sequence ATGCCTATCGATAATATATGGACAGCAGGCGGAATCGTTAGTTTTCCCTTGCTGGGATTTTCTCTCTTAGCAGTAGCCTTGATCGTCGAACGAATCGTGTTTTGGCTTCGATTAAAGCAAAAACAGCGCAAAGTAGTCAAGGAAGCTTTTTCCCTTTATCGTAGTGATCCTTTTGCAGCGATTAAAAAGCTCAAACAAAATGCTCACTTACCCATTGCACGGATCTTTTTAGAGGCTTTAGAATTAGAAGAACCTACCTCTGAAGAGTTTCGTTTGGCGTTAGAAAGTGCCACTCAAGCAGAGTTACCAATTTTAAGAAGATTTAGTACTATTTTTCAGACTATTATTACCGTTTCTCCTTTACTCGGTCTGCTAGGAACAATTTTAGGCTTAATTCAATCTTTTGCTTCTCTAGAAATTGGCAATGTTGCTAATAGTAACGCTACAGGTGTAACTGCGGGATTGAGTGAGGCATTAGTTTCAACAGTAATGGGATTAGTCGTAGCAATTTTCACCCTCCTATTTGCGAATGCTTTCCGAGGCTTGTATTTACGAGAGCTAGCTTTAATTCAAGAATATGGCGGGCAATTAGAACTGATGTATCGTCGTTTATACGAAAGAAGTAGAACTTATGCGCCTACCAAATGA
- a CDS encoding aspartate aminotransferase family protein, translated as MITITPLTNLENLATIFSQINLNNRQQEYLTDFITRYNQKTKKSKKIAQANRSILADNKSFVDFQLPLKELYYPLVTQQSYGSKIHDVDGNEYIDLVMGYGVNLFGHNPDFIKKAIIEQLNKGIQLGSQPELIGEVANLISELTGVERVAFSNTGTEAVMTAIRLARTVTGRNKIVMFSNSYHGHFDGTLGKPKTINNQSKTVAIASGIPTSYLQDTLVLKYGDEQSLEIIKQNSQEIAAVLVEPVQSSQLNLQPKTFLQQLRQLTQDLKIALIFDEMVTGFRIHPGGAQAWFEIEADLVTYGKIVGGGLPIGIIAGKAQYLDAINGGIWHYGDLSSPQSKTTFFAGTYCKHPLAIASAHAVLVHLKTQGATLQEQLNQRTSNFVATLNDYFEQEELPIYLANFGSLFGSSDLEIDESAEDNSELSLVFDLLYYHLLAKGIMLRGNGGFLSTAHTDADINYIIQAVKDSISELKEGEFLP; from the coding sequence ATGATTACAATCACCCCACTAACAAACTTAGAAAATCTCGCCACAATTTTCTCTCAAATCAATTTAAATAATCGCCAACAAGAATATTTAACAGACTTTATTACTCGCTATAACCAGAAAACCAAAAAATCAAAAAAAATTGCTCAAGCAAATCGTTCAATTTTAGCAGACAATAAAAGTTTTGTAGACTTTCAACTACCTCTTAAAGAACTATATTATCCTCTAGTTACGCAACAATCTTACGGTTCAAAAATCCACGATGTTGATGGCAATGAATATATAGATTTAGTTATGGGATATGGTGTCAATCTTTTTGGTCATAACCCAGATTTTATTAAAAAAGCAATTATAGAACAACTAAATAAAGGAATTCAATTAGGTTCTCAACCAGAATTAATTGGTGAAGTTGCTAACTTAATTAGTGAACTAACAGGAGTAGAAAGAGTTGCTTTTAGCAACACAGGAACAGAAGCAGTAATGACAGCAATTCGTCTGGCAAGAACTGTAACAGGACGCAATAAAATTGTCATGTTTTCTAACTCCTATCACGGTCATTTTGATGGCACTCTTGGTAAACCCAAAACAATCAATAATCAGAGCAAAACTGTTGCGATCGCCTCTGGAATTCCTACTAGTTATCTTCAAGATACTTTAGTCTTAAAATACGGTGACGAACAATCTTTAGAAATAATCAAACAAAACTCTCAAGAAATAGCTGCTGTCTTAGTTGAACCAGTGCAATCAAGTCAATTAAATTTACAACCAAAAACCTTTCTTCAACAATTAAGACAACTTACTCAAGACTTAAAAATAGCTTTAATTTTTGATGAAATGGTAACAGGTTTTCGTATTCATCCAGGTGGCGCACAAGCTTGGTTTGAAATCGAAGCAGATCTAGTTACTTATGGCAAAATTGTTGGTGGTGGTTTACCCATTGGAATTATTGCAGGAAAAGCTCAATATTTAGACGCGATCAATGGTGGAATCTGGCATTATGGAGATTTATCATCTCCTCAAAGCAAAACTACTTTTTTTGCAGGAACTTATTGCAAACATCCTCTAGCGATCGCTTCTGCTCATGCAGTTTTAGTACATTTAAAAACTCAAGGTGCTACTTTACAAGAACAATTAAACCAACGCACATCTAATTTTGTAGCGACACTTAATGATTATTTTGAACAAGAAGAATTACCAATTTATCTGGCTAATTTTGGCTCATTATTCGGCTCTTCTGATTTAGAAATTGATGAATCTGCTGAAGATAATTCTGAATTATCATTAGTTTTTGACTTACTTTACTATCACCTTTTAGCTAAAGGAATCATGCTCAGAGGTAACGGTGGATTTTTATCAACTGCCCATACAGATGCAGATATTAATTATATTATTCAAGCGGTTAAAGATAGCATTTCAGAATTAAAAGAAGGAGAATTTTTACCATAA
- a CDS encoding FecCD family ABC transporter permease, with the protein MTITENQLRSEKTKKQFLLVFGLILGVIILCLSLIASITWGAAEISFKDSYQAFTAFDGSSNHLIIRTIRLPRSLIALLVGAALAVAGAIMQGLTRNPLASPSILGVNAGAALAVVVGTLMLGSVSLNFYTWFAFAGAAISAVTVYFFGSIGRSGATPFNLTIAGAAFTAFIASITSGILILSQRTLEEIRFWLAGSVAGRDLNLLLQVLPYLCIGLILALALSKQITMLSLGEDTAKSLGQSIALTKILAAISIILLAGSSVAIAGPIGFVGLIIPHLARFLVGVDYRWILPYSAMFGAIIVLIADLFGRLIIRPAELPVGLVMPLIGAPFFIYLIRWKLKK; encoded by the coding sequence ATGACAATTACTGAAAACCAATTGCGCTCAGAGAAAACCAAGAAGCAGTTTTTGCTTGTTTTTGGTTTAATCTTGGGAGTAATAATTTTATGTCTTAGTTTGATCGCCAGTATTACTTGGGGTGCAGCAGAAATATCTTTTAAAGACAGTTATCAAGCATTTACCGCTTTTGATGGTTCTAGTAATCACCTCATTATTCGTACTATTCGTTTACCGCGATCGCTTATTGCTCTGTTAGTCGGTGCAGCTTTAGCCGTAGCAGGAGCAATCATGCAGGGATTAACTCGTAACCCTTTAGCATCGCCTAGTATTTTAGGAGTCAATGCAGGAGCAGCTTTGGCTGTAGTAGTAGGAACATTAATGCTTGGTAGTGTTTCCTTAAACTTTTATACCTGGTTTGCTTTTGCAGGTGCAGCTATTAGTGCAGTTACAGTATATTTCTTCGGTTCAATCGGTCGCTCGGGAGCTACTCCCTTTAACCTAACCATTGCTGGTGCAGCCTTTACCGCTTTTATTGCTTCGATTACGAGCGGAATTTTAATTTTGAGTCAACGTACCCTAGAAGAAATTAGATTTTGGTTAGCTGGTTCAGTAGCAGGTAGAGATTTGAATCTGTTATTGCAAGTATTACCTTATCTCTGCATTGGTTTAATCTTAGCCTTAGCCCTTAGTAAACAGATTACCATGCTTAGTTTGGGAGAAGATACCGCTAAAAGCTTAGGACAATCAATTGCTTTGACTAAAATTTTGGCAGCCATAAGTATTATTTTACTAGCAGGTTCTAGTGTCGCGATCGCAGGGCCGATTGGTTTTGTCGGTTTAATCATTCCTCATCTAGCTCGTTTCCTAGTCGGGGTCGATTATCGTTGGATTCTGCCTTATTCAGCTATGTTTGGGGCAATTATTGTTCTGATTGCAGATCTGTTTGGTCGTCTTATTATCCGTCCCGCCGAGCTACCTGTAGGCTTAGTAATGCCTTTAATTGGTGCGCCTTTTTTTATCTATTTAATTAGATGGAAGCTGAAGAAGTAG
- a CDS encoding coiled-coil domain-containing protein yields the protein MAVDFATTATETAQKLQDLMDRADEAEQNLAEAREQLAEVAEQFENNWNELSERAQALLDRTMAAREGLQSQSESLTQSLADLKSNLESLQTEASEEAEDTKAQIQALGDDSDIKGSEMEEVFNSVREDFDSLKSKIEEVKNDLDEVLSESENRLQNEVSEEIQTSQDEIDERSSQMETTISDEAVSQISEMISNLKTQVEDFTEQLRTKVEEKSNSTQEESNQMLEDFTSSQESIFMDLLSKAEDLQNTMTSLSELVGKTGDSVDTAKDTLVTGMKATNTGLETALGVFSEVKELLGKFI from the coding sequence ATGGCAGTCGATTTTGCAACTACCGCGACAGAAACAGCGCAAAAACTACAAGATTTAATGGATCGGGCTGATGAAGCAGAACAGAATCTTGCGGAAGCACGAGAACAATTAGCAGAAGTAGCCGAACAGTTTGAAAACAATTGGAACGAATTATCCGAGCGCGCTCAGGCTTTATTAGACCGAACTATGGCAGCCAGAGAAGGATTACAATCTCAGTCAGAGAGTCTTACTCAAAGTTTAGCAGATTTAAAAAGTAATCTTGAATCACTTCAAACAGAAGCTAGTGAGGAAGCAGAAGATACTAAAGCACAAATTCAAGCTCTAGGAGATGATTCTGACATTAAAGGTTCAGAAATGGAGGAAGTATTTAATTCTGTACGAGAAGACTTCGACTCTCTCAAGAGCAAAATAGAAGAAGTAAAAAATGATTTAGACGAAGTACTTTCTGAGTCGGAAAATCGTTTACAAAATGAAGTTTCTGAAGAAATTCAAACCTCACAAGACGAGATTGACGAACGTTCCTCACAGATGGAAACTACTATTTCCGATGAAGCAGTTTCTCAGATCAGCGAGATGATTTCTAATTTGAAAACTCAAGTAGAAGATTTCACTGAACAATTACGAACTAAAGTAGAAGAAAAATCTAATTCGACTCAAGAAGAATCTAATCAAATGCTCGAAGATTTTACTAGCAGTCAGGAAAGTATTTTTATGGATTTACTCAGCAAAGCAGAGGATTTACAAAATACAATGACTTCTTTGAGCGAGTTAGTTGGTAAGACTGGTGACAGTGTAGATACGGCTAAAGATACTTTAGTAACTGGTATGAAAGCAACAAATACTGGTTTAGAGACAGCTTTAGGTGTGTTCTCAGAAGTAAAAGAATTACTTGGCAAATTTATTTAA
- a CDS encoding ABC transporter ATP-binding protein, with the protein MNQNPFINHLETKQLTLAYEGVSVVRNLDLGIPANKITVLVGANGCGKSTLLRGLARLLKPKSGIVYLDGKDIVRLNSKTVAQKLGMLTQSPIAPEGLTVKDLVAMGRYPYQNWLQQWSKQDEQKVIEALEITAMSKLADRALDKLSGGQRQRAWIAMILAQDTDILLLDEPTTFLDLSHQVELLDLLQELHESKGKTIVMVLHDLNLACRYADYLVAVQQGKVYATGIPEQVMTEEMVQEVFGLECRIVCDPVANTPMCIPIGRKIKLTNSQEISF; encoded by the coding sequence ATGAATCAAAATCCTTTTATTAATCATCTCGAAACCAAACAGCTTACTCTCGCTTATGAGGGTGTGTCAGTGGTACGAAATTTAGATTTAGGGATTCCCGCAAATAAAATTACAGTCTTAGTGGGTGCTAACGGTTGTGGTAAATCTACCCTATTGCGAGGATTAGCTCGACTTTTAAAACCAAAATCGGGCATAGTTTATTTGGATGGTAAGGATATTGTTCGCCTCAATAGTAAAACCGTCGCTCAAAAACTAGGAATGCTTACTCAAAGTCCGATTGCACCAGAGGGTTTAACCGTCAAAGATTTAGTAGCTATGGGTCGCTATCCCTATCAAAATTGGTTACAGCAATGGTCGAAACAAGACGAACAGAAAGTAATAGAGGCGTTAGAGATTACCGCAATGAGCAAACTAGCAGATCGTGCCTTAGATAAACTTTCAGGTGGACAACGACAAAGAGCTTGGATTGCCATGATTTTAGCTCAGGATACAGATATTTTATTACTAGACGAACCCACGACTTTTTTAGATTTATCTCACCAAGTAGAATTATTAGATCTATTACAAGAACTTCATGAAAGTAAAGGCAAAACCATTGTCATGGTACTACACGACCTCAATCTTGCTTGTCGTTATGCCGATTATTTGGTAGCAGTACAACAGGGAAAAGTATATGCGACTGGAATTCCAGAACAGGTTATGACCGAAGAGATGGTACAAGAAGTATTTGGTTTAGAATGTCGCATTGTTTGCGATCCTGTAGCCAATACACCAATGTGTATCCCAATAGGACGCAAAATTAAATTGACAAATTCTCAAGAAATTTCTTTTTAA
- a CDS encoding FecCD family ABC transporter permease, translating to MINFQKLPIFFPSDRQVIKVLLILTSITLVAMVISIGYGEYPVAPLDVIKTLLGLPTAKEDYTFIVMVLRLPRTLVAFLVGVGLAIAGTITQGITRNPLAAPDIIGVNAGAALAAVSLIILLPNTPAAWLPFAAFTGALTVAFLIYLLAWQEGSSPIRLILVGIGFELIAGTLTDIMITFGQINTVSQALVWLTGSVYGRTWSQVWALMPWIVIFGSVALFLARELNILNLGDEVARGLGSQVEWQRGLLLLTSVALAGASVATAGTIGFVGLMAPHLGRQLVGVSHQGLIPVAAMMGGMLVVCADLLGRIMFAPLELPCGIIIAAVGAPYFVYLLIRNR from the coding sequence ATGATTAATTTCCAAAAATTACCAATTTTCTTTCCAAGCGATCGCCAAGTTATTAAAGTATTGCTGATTCTTACTTCTATAACTCTTGTAGCAATGGTAATTAGTATTGGCTACGGAGAATACCCAGTTGCACCACTAGATGTAATTAAAACACTGTTAGGTTTGCCCACTGCTAAAGAAGATTATACTTTTATTGTTATGGTCTTACGCCTACCCCGAACTCTAGTTGCTTTTTTAGTTGGAGTAGGACTAGCGATCGCAGGAACGATTACTCAAGGCATTACTCGCAATCCTTTAGCTGCTCCAGATATTATTGGAGTCAATGCTGGTGCAGCTTTGGCTGCCGTTAGTCTAATTATTTTACTGCCCAATACCCCCGCAGCTTGGCTTCCTTTCGCTGCTTTTACTGGTGCATTAACAGTGGCATTCTTAATTTATCTTTTGGCTTGGCAAGAAGGCAGTTCACCCATTCGGTTAATTTTAGTTGGCATTGGCTTCGAGCTAATTGCTGGTACTTTGACCGACATCATGATTACCTTTGGACAGATTAATACCGTTTCTCAGGCTTTAGTTTGGTTAACAGGTAGCGTTTACGGACGTACTTGGTCACAAGTATGGGCTTTAATGCCCTGGATTGTCATTTTTGGTTCAGTTGCTTTATTTCTCGCCAGAGAGCTAAATATCTTAAATCTTGGTGATGAAGTGGCTCGTGGTTTAGGGAGTCAAGTTGAATGGCAACGAGGTTTATTGCTGTTAACCAGCGTCGCTTTAGCAGGTGCTTCAGTCGCAACAGCAGGTACAATTGGTTTTGTAGGGTTAATGGCACCTCATTTAGGAAGACAGCTAGTCGGAGTTTCTCATCAAGGATTGATACCTGTAGCTGCGATGATGGGGGGAATGTTGGTCGTGTGTGCCGATTTACTCGGCAGGATTATGTTTGCACCTTTGGAACTCCCCTGCGGTATTATTATTGCTGCTGTTGGTGCGCCTTATTTTGTCTATTTACTAATTCGCAATCGTTAG
- a CDS encoding ExbD/TolR family protein, producing the protein MRLPNEPEEQFEINILPMIDVIFSILAFFIISTLFLSRSQSLPVNLPSAQTSAAEKPEQVNITIEADGDLFIDRQPIEMNQLKDALSQKIAPNSESLVVINADEKVEHGIVVKVMDNLRQIPGARMAIATEQE; encoded by the coding sequence ATGCGCCTACCAAATGAACCTGAAGAACAGTTTGAGATTAATATCTTGCCAATGATCGATGTGATCTTTTCAATTCTGGCTTTTTTTATTATCTCAACTTTATTTTTATCGCGATCGCAAAGTTTACCAGTTAATTTACCTTCAGCACAAACCTCAGCAGCAGAAAAACCAGAACAGGTGAATATTACCATTGAAGCTGATGGTGATCTGTTTATTGACCGCCAGCCGATTGAGATGAATCAACTTAAAGATGCTTTGAGCCAAAAAATTGCACCCAATTCCGAGTCATTGGTGGTGATTAATGCCGATGAAAAAGTCGAACATGGAATAGTGGTCAAGGTAATGGATAATTTGCGACAGATACCCGGAGCGAGAATGGCGATCGCGACAGAGCAAGAGTAA
- a CDS encoding acylase: MFIINFSFSKNIFGKSFKSALFLISLLIVLLVGQTNVLSNPKRSEILWDNYGVPHIYGVNSQDAFQAFGWAQMHSHANLLLRLYGQARGRAAEYWGEDYLESDRWVVTMGIPQRAKTWYQQQNATFRSYLDSFATGINTYAAEHPELIDDEVKTVLPISGEDVLAHVQRVLNFTFVVDPETVTNLHQKPKHSKGSNGWAIAPGHSTSGNTLLLANPHLPWFDLFLWYEAQITAPGIDAYGATLVGIPVLAIAFNDNLGWTHTVNTFDGWDIYELTLSGKGYLFDGEVRDFTTKTAEIKLKQQDGTIQSQKLTIQSSVHGPLIKQEEGKALALRVVGLDRPGVLEQWWDMAKANNFKQFEAVLQRLQLPMFTVMYADREGHIMHLFNGQVPIRSQGDFAYWQGIISGDTSTTLWTKIHPYQDLPRIVDPTSGWLQNANDPPWTTTFPSAISPEDYPPYIAPQEMDFRAQRSARMLAETDKISFPEMINYKHSTRMEMADRLLDDLIPALRQESSTLALQVADVLEQWDRQTNAKSQGAVLFAAWLEEIDFDTLFSQPWQPNSPLNTPNGLADPQQAVKTLLAVATQIEQDYGAIDVSWGEVFRFKDGNLDLPANGGPGDFGIFRVVNFIPMENSKHFQAFDGDSFVAAIEFSQPVKAMALTSYGNATQPNSISTEDQLKLFAQKQLRPIWRSRQEVEAHLVKRKIISKM, encoded by the coding sequence ATGTTTATTATTAATTTCAGCTTTAGTAAAAATATTTTTGGTAAATCTTTTAAATCAGCTTTGTTTCTAATTAGTCTATTGATAGTTTTATTAGTAGGACAAACCAATGTATTAAGTAATCCCAAACGTAGCGAAATTCTTTGGGATAACTATGGTGTTCCTCATATTTATGGAGTCAATTCTCAAGACGCATTTCAAGCCTTCGGTTGGGCGCAAATGCACAGCCACGCTAACTTACTTCTTCGTCTTTATGGTCAAGCTAGAGGACGCGCTGCTGAGTATTGGGGAGAAGATTATTTAGAATCAGATCGATGGGTTGTCACAATGGGCATTCCTCAACGAGCAAAAACTTGGTATCAACAACAGAATGCCACTTTTCGTAGTTATTTAGATAGCTTTGCTACAGGAATTAACACTTATGCAGCAGAACATCCCGAATTAATTGATGATGAAGTGAAAACCGTTCTACCCATCTCAGGAGAAGACGTTCTCGCTCATGTTCAACGAGTTCTTAATTTTACCTTTGTGGTAGATCCAGAAACAGTTACAAATCTTCATCAAAAACCAAAACACTCCAAAGGTTCTAACGGTTGGGCGATCGCACCTGGTCATTCTACTAGTGGTAATACTCTGTTACTGGCTAACCCCCATCTACCTTGGTTCGATTTATTTCTCTGGTATGAGGCACAAATTACCGCACCAGGAATCGATGCTTATGGTGCAACTTTAGTAGGGATTCCCGTTCTCGCGATCGCATTTAATGATAATTTAGGTTGGACTCATACTGTCAATACTTTTGATGGTTGGGATATATATGAATTAACTCTTTCTGGTAAAGGCTATCTGTTTGATGGTGAAGTTCGTGATTTTACGACAAAAACTGCTGAAATTAAATTAAAACAACAGGATGGCACTATCCAATCACAAAAACTTACCATACAAAGTTCTGTTCATGGCCCTCTGATTAAACAAGAAGAAGGCAAAGCTCTAGCATTGAGAGTAGTTGGTTTAGATCGTCCTGGTGTATTAGAGCAATGGTGGGATATGGCAAAAGCTAATAACTTCAAACAGTTTGAAGCCGTACTCCAACGTCTACAGTTACCCATGTTTACTGTAATGTATGCTGATCGCGAGGGACACATTATGCACCTATTTAATGGTCAAGTTCCCATTCGCTCTCAAGGCGATTTTGCCTATTGGCAAGGTATTATTTCTGGCGACACTTCAACTACTCTCTGGACTAAAATTCATCCCTATCAAGATTTACCTCGGATCGTCGATCCAACTAGTGGTTGGCTACAAAATGCTAATGATCCTCCTTGGACAACTACATTTCCTAGTGCCATCTCACCAGAAGATTATCCTCCTTACATCGCACCCCAAGAGATGGATTTTCGAGCGCAACGTTCGGCTCGAATGCTAGCGGAAACTGACAAGATTTCTTTTCCAGAAATGATTAATTATAAACACTCAACCCGCATGGAAATGGCGGATCGCCTTTTAGACGACCTTATTCCTGCTTTACGTCAAGAAAGTAGTACCTTAGCTCTACAAGTAGCCGATGTCCTCGAACAATGGGACAGACAAACTAATGCCAAAAGTCAGGGAGCAGTTTTATTTGCTGCTTGGTTAGAAGAAATTGACTTTGATACCTTGTTTAGTCAACCCTGGCAACCAAATTCCCCTCTCAATACCCCCAATGGTTTAGCCGATCCTCAACAGGCAGTCAAAACACTGTTAGCAGTAGCTACCCAGATCGAGCAAGATTATGGTGCAATAGATGTATCTTGGGGTGAGGTGTTTCGCTTCAAGGATGGTAATCTAGATTTACCTGCCAATGGTGGGCCGGGAGACTTTGGTATTTTTCGGGTAGTTAACTTTATACCTATGGAAAACTCCAAACATTTTCAAGCTTTTGATGGAGATTCTTTTGTCGCTGCCATTGAGTTTTCTCAACCAGTCAAAGCAATGGCACTTACTAGTTATGGTAATGCTACTCAACCAAATTCTATTTCCACTGAAGATCAATTAAAATTATTTGCTCAAAAACAATTGCGCCCAATATGGCGATCGCGTCAAGAAGTTGAAGCTCATTTAGTCAAACGTAAAATTATCTCAAAAATGTAA
- a CDS encoding thioesterase II family protein, with protein MTLTPTINSWITFPKPNPSPSLRLFCFPYAGGSSYSFRSWIDYFPKNIEICTVELPGRGSQIQLIPFNRIEPLVKAIALEILPFLNQPFAFFGHSMGGLISFELARLLRRQYNLEPVHLFISGRRAPQINRSKTIISNLPKADLIRELRLLNGTPEEVLNNDELMEILLPILRADFAILENYNYTADAPFNCPISVFGGLQDRTIELKELEAWREQTLNSFSLKMLSGNHFFIHSSQSFLLQELIQQLNVYY; from the coding sequence ATGACTCTTACTCCTACTATTAATTCTTGGATTACTTTTCCTAAACCTAATCCTTCTCCTTCCCTGCGTTTATTTTGTTTCCCCTATGCAGGTGGTAGTTCTTATTCTTTTCGTTCCTGGATTGATTATTTTCCTAAAAATATTGAAATTTGTACTGTAGAACTTCCAGGCAGAGGCAGCCAAATACAATTAATTCCTTTCAATCGAATCGAGCCTTTAGTAAAAGCGATCGCTTTAGAAATTTTACCTTTTTTGAATCAACCTTTTGCTTTTTTTGGTCATAGTATGGGAGGATTAATTAGTTTTGAATTGGCTCGTTTACTTCGTCGTCAATATAATTTAGAACCAGTTCATTTATTTATCTCTGGTCGTCGCGCTCCTCAAATTAATCGTTCAAAAACTATAATTAGTAATTTACCTAAAGCAGATTTGATTCGAGAATTACGCCTACTCAATGGTACTCCAGAAGAAGTTTTAAATAATGATGAATTAATGGAAATATTACTTCCCATTCTTAGAGCAGACTTTGCTATTTTAGAAAATTATAATTATACTGCTGACGCTCCTTTTAATTGCCCAATTTCTGTTTTTGGCGGTCTACAAGATCGAACAATCGAACTAAAAGAACTTGAAGCCTGGAGAGAACAAACTTTAAATTCTTTCTCTTTAAAAATGCTTTCGGGCAATCACTTTTTTATTCACTCCTCTCAGTCTTTTCTGCTTCAAGAATTAATCCAACAGTTAAATGTTTATTATTAA
- a CDS encoding GumC domain-containing protein: protein MVGTVELGTNIDEVSQKLVELQNALDIASGQMGDLSDQLASTTETLEQAQEAIASSLEETTQLFETTQTEFTNSRTETVSALEALQQMLTELQEKLDESGQSLEQSQGEFETAVDSQKSELDGTYEELSQAFSELEETISTLEENLANSRSETEEFFSSFEENTSSLQEQMETAQSDTDGDFDEVNSEVGETHKSGLESLLDEFSGDLTENQLTEITSQFEELTNGFTEMFNSFGEDTSHLGEQLQERLKETLGNSQDHAENTAKEKLTETFQNAIEDAVNSMAQEVIENIALMSVGTSVTGTISPILPQLAAAKITIGAINSVLDFFG from the coding sequence GTGGTTGGGACAGTTGAATTAGGAACAAATATAGATGAAGTCAGTCAGAAGTTAGTCGAACTGCAAAATGCTCTCGATATTGCCTCTGGGCAGATGGGAGACTTATCAGATCAATTAGCATCAACGACAGAAACCTTAGAACAAGCACAGGAAGCGATCGCTTCTAGTTTAGAAGAAACAACCCAGTTATTTGAAACGACTCAAACAGAATTTACAAATAGTCGAACGGAAACAGTTTCTGCCTTGGAAGCATTACAGCAGATGTTGACCGAACTACAAGAAAAGTTAGATGAATCTGGTCAATCTTTAGAACAATCCCAGGGGGAATTTGAAACGGCAGTTGACTCGCAAAAGTCTGAACTAGATGGAACTTATGAAGAGTTGAGTCAAGCTTTTAGCGAATTAGAAGAAACTATTTCGACTCTCGAAGAAAATTTAGCCAATAGTCGCAGTGAAACTGAGGAATTCTTCAGTAGTTTTGAAGAAAATACCAGTAGCTTACAAGAGCAAATGGAAACCGCTCAATCTGATACAGATGGAGATTTTGACGAAGTTAACTCTGAGGTAGGAGAAACCCACAAGTCAGGATTGGAATCACTTCTAGATGAATTTAGCGGTGATCTTACAGAAAATCAACTGACGGAAATTACTTCTCAATTTGAAGAACTAACTAATGGTTTCACCGAAATGTTCAACTCTTTTGGTGAAGATACTAGTCACTTAGGCGAACAACTACAAGAAAGACTTAAAGAGACTTTAGGCAATAGCCAAGATCATGCTGAGAATACTGCTAAAGAAAAGCTTACTGAAACCTTTCAAAATGCTATAGAAGATGCAGTAAATAGTATGGCACAAGAAGTCATCGAAAACATTGCTCTAATGAGCGTAGGAACATCAGTTACCGGTACAATCAGCCCAATCCTACCACAGTTAGCTGCTGCCAAAATTACAATTGGTGCAATTAATTCTGTTTTGGATTTCTTTGGTTAA